Part of the Primulina huaijiensis isolate GDHJ02 chromosome 15, ASM1229523v2, whole genome shotgun sequence genome is shown below.
CATTGCTGCCTCCCGTAGGAGTCTGAGCCGTGTCTAGTAACATATTGAATTGGGAAGAGACATAAACTATAAGATAAACTAGAAAAATAAACCCatgattaaataaatatcaaCAAGGAATATACAAAATTCCAAGTATTCTATAAATTCAAAACCACCACAATTCTGATTCAAAAAGACAAGCTAAGCTCACTAATGGAGTACTCATCCATCATCTTCCTCTTTCTCTTCTTTTCCACAACATGCAGTGCTGCATTTGATCCTTCTTGTTCTTCTTCAGATTCAGACCTGTCAATATTCCACATCTATGGAAAATGCTCACCATTTACACCACCAAATGAAGAGTCCTCATGGCTTAGTAAACTCATGAAAATGGCCTCGAATGACCCCACAAGGCTCTCCTATTTGTCTTCCTTAGCCACCCAAAAGCCCACCAGTGCACCCATCGCCCCCGGCCATGTTATAAACGTAGGAAACTACGTCGTCCGTGCGAATATCGGAACTCCGGGCCAGCTCATGTTCATGGTCTTGGACACCAGCAACGATGCTGCATGGATCCCATGTAGCGGCTGCGTGGGCTGCTCCTCCACCATGTTCGACACGAACAGGTCCTCCACGTTCGGGTCGTTGGACTGCTCCGCATCCGAGTGCACCCAAGTCAGCGGAGCCTCGTGTCCTACCGTCGGCTCGGGTTATTGCAGCTTCAACCAGTCATACGGGTCCGCCTCCTCGTTCGCGGCCACGCTGTCGCGAGACACCCTCGGCCTGGGCAACGATGCTGTCCCAAACTACGCTTTTGGATGCATCAACTCCGTGTCGGGGGGGTCTATTCCGCCCCAGGGGTTATTGGGTCTTGGCCGAGGCTCCCTCTCATTGCTCTCTCAATCCGGGTCCCTCTACTCTGGTGTATTTTCATACTGTCTGCCTAGTTTCAAGAACTACTACTTCTCCGGGTCGCTGAAACTCGGGCCCTTGGGTCAACCGAAGACCATCAAAACCACCCCACTTCTCACCAACCCGCACAGGCCATCGTTATACTATGTGAACCTCACCGGCGTGAGTGTCGGCAGGGTCAACATCCCCATAACTCCGGAACTACTCACATTCGACCCCAACACGGGCGCCGGAACCATAATAGACTCCGGCACGGTGATAACCCGGTTCATCCAGCCCGTGTACACCGCCATTAGAGACGAATTTATGAAGCAACTGAAAGGGCCTTTTAGCTCATTGGGGGCGTTCGACACTTGTTTTGCAACAACCAATGAAGAAATAGCACCAACAATCACATTGCATTTTACAGGGCTGGACTTGAAGTTGCCAGCTGAGAATAGTTTGATACACAGTAGCTCGGGTTCTCTGGCTTGCTTGGCTATGGCGGCTGCACCAAATAATGTGAACTCGGTGTTGAATGTGATAGCCAATTTGCAACAACAAAATTTGAGGATCTTGTTTGACACTGCCAACTCTCGTTTGGGCATTGCTCGTGAGCTTTGTAATTGATTAGgcttatattttttgtttgatgtttgttgtctTGGTCATTGTCAATGTTTGTTCAAACAAATAATGATGTctttttattactttttaatgaTATGATTTTGGAAAACATGTGTCTATCCAGCTCCacagctatatatatatatatcatatgacAGATTTAAGTGGTTAAAAATGTCTTCGAATTGTGCTTGGATACTGGTTAAAAAGAAATGATCATTAATCTAAACAATTTTTAGAGAGGAAATTGAAACTATGGCAAAGAGAGAATTTTTAACACTACGATTGGATTTATTGCAACTTGGTAGGATTGAAAGTACATATGGTGAAAGATGGAGACAATGATAGGATTACCAAAAGGCTGATTGGATAAGGCCCACAGCTTTGTGCATTATATTGAATAATGGAGGTCTAAGTTATTCATGATTCCAAAATCGACGGTTAGGCTCTGGAACTTTGTGCATATATTAAATAGTAATGCTCTTGCTTCTTGCCAGTGAATTAAAAAACTTGGACAACTGAATGAATATACGGCACTACCGTGTGTACTGTGTAGTTTGGGAATTTCAACATATGCCTAGCGAAAGGAAACAAAAAGAAATATGGAGTACAAACAAAATTATAGGTCTGCGTATTTGTCCATTTAGTTTTCACATCAGTCATTGCTTGTGCTATAACAAGCATTCGTGCCTTCTGTATTTGTTGCTATCATATGGTACTTGTAGAATTATGGTCTAGTGATTTGCTTCGAAGAACCACACCAGACTCGTGTAGCTCGCAGTTGATAACGTGTGCAGTACAAATCAACACTATCGACATAAGTTTTCAGGATTGCAAGAGAAGAAGGTTCTCTGACCTGCTGTATTCACAAGACTCGAACCTGAGCTCAAAATTTTTTGTTGGATAGTTACAACACAAACTTTGAATGCATTATACtctaaaacataaaagttcTCTACCACAACGTAAAACATAAAAGTTCTCTACCACGACGTCTATAATTTTACTTGAACATGATTGACTAACAACAATAGTCTATATACCTAAACCACTCTCTATAAGTCCATACTTCAAAATTTGGATTTTTCGCATATATTCTTAAGGTGAAAAACTCCACTAGTTATCTAAATAAGatcaattaaatataatgatATCTTCAATTACTTGGGAAAAAAATCCGTTGCACCAAATATTCAGGAAAAAGTAAAGCCTCGCATAAAAGCACTATAAGGAAGATCCACGTGCAAAAGCAactggtattttattaaatataaattaaatatagccAGTGAACGAAACTTACACAAATCAGTGCATTCCAAAATTCTTCTAACTGATAGTCCTAGCAaaacacaatattttatttcactAGTTTAATAAGCCATAAGAAAAATCTTTAGACTTAAACTATGTTCCAAACCACACATACAGAAGAACATGAATGAATGTTTTTGCTTATTACAAAGGGGGTGAAGACATGTCAACACCTCAGTATAGTTGTGAATACTAAACCCATCTTGAAGTTTTCAAACATGACGTTGTGACTTGCAGAAAGACACCATTTCCTTGATAGGTTAACAGAGCACATCGATCTTGACAATGAACCATGAAAAAATGAccacaaataattcaaaatatgacTTCCATAAACTTTTTCCCCTGTAATATAGGCTCCTCGTACGGGTATCCGTCAATCTATCGGAAAAGGATAAAGTTAGCTGATTAACAAAGTACCAAAGGATTGTTAAGGTTGATACATAAAGACATGTAATAAATTGATGGAAGAGGAGGAAATTACTTTCATAATGATTCAGAGGCATTGCATTCCACTCCGTCTCAGCTTCAATGTTTGACATATTTTGGGGAGTGTCTAAGCGAGGGCTGTTTTTGGACTGATCTTTATCAAAATATACATGAAAAGTTTTTGACTCATCTGAAGATTCGACTTGAGCTTTCTCAAAAGTGTCTGGAAAATGTCCCCTCTCTATGCTTTCTAAAGTTCTTGGTTTCCTTTCATGCGAGATGTAAGCAGACACAGGTGAATCATGTTTTTTGTAAAGTTTTCCTGATAACTCTAGAGGTCTACGGAAAAGTAAATGTGCCACAGTACGATCTATTGGATTGGTGTTGGTCTCTTCATCAGATATTGTACTAGTTCTGTTTGGGAAAATAAACAGATGATCAGATATAGCTGATAGATCGAAATAACTTAAACTTACTCTGTTATCAACACTTCAGGACTCGAGAAGAAAATGATTGGAGAGCACATCACATTAATTCAAAAGGCTATAAAAGGATATGTGGCATAAAGAATTTAGCAAGCGGCGAGTGCATGCTAAAAAAGAGTCTTGACTGATGTATTTTAAAGGGAAGTTTTACAGCTTATCAAAGGGTGaatgcatttaaaatttttgacatTACAATTAAATGTTGGCCAACAAGTTAAACCTCTTGCATTAGTAAAAAGTCATTGGACTTGCAGTTGATTCAAGAGAGTAAATTTTGCTCCAAACTTCAGTTTTCGTACATTCCACTAGTTTACCATCCAAAAACTTAATAGATACATTCTATTTCCTTCTATTAGCCATGATTGTCTGACAACATATTACTGATGTTTAGCATCATTAAATGCTGCTTGTCTTACTGGCAATCATGATCTCGCACATGATAAGTTACAGGGGTACGATCGATGATCTGTAGGTTAAgtccaaaatttgaaaagatttaaaaataaaaaatcaaggtCTTCCCACGGTGCAACAAACGACACGCATGATTGATGTGAGTGTTCCTTGCAAATTATTAACTAACCTCTCATGAGTATCAATATCTTTGCTGAGCACTTCATCTCTGCTGTTGATACTGCCTCTATCACTAGGGCGTTGCCTTTTAATAGCACTTTGAGCAAGTCGAAACAAGCTATCCCGGATGCTAAGTCTTATTTGGATGTCTAACTGCAAAAATGTCAGTTTGTGGCTGAGTTACTCCAACTTATCAGAAAAAATACCAGAAAACATTCTACCAGCAGTAACATTTTACTAACTTTGGAAATTGTTTCTTGAAGTTGATAAAACACTGATTCCTCCACTGAGCGATTGCCAAAAGGAATGCTGACTGCATTGGAATCGTTGACTTCTGTGGATGTGCTGTGATCAAGGGAAAGCAATGTGCTAAGATTTCCATAAACTTCTATGTTCTCTCCTTCCATCGTCGAATATTCAACTGATAAATGATTACCGAATTGCTGCTGCTGTTTCTGAATTGCAAGAATTGCTCTCGATTGTTGACACCTCCGTAACTTTTCGATTTTTTCCTTGGGTGTCATTGTTGGAGGCTTCACTGCACCATCCACTGAATTCTTCGGGGAATTTGCATTTCCATTTTCATGGTTTCCTTCCACAGGATGAAACTGTGGTACAATGGACATGGCAGGGTAGTGAAACACATTCCCATATAAACTAGATGACAAAAGTGGACCAGTACATTGCTTTTGTTGGAAAGGTTCAGCCCTCTGAGACTGCCATTGCTGACTTAGAACTAAGGGTGGATATTGGTTGACCATTGATGGTGCATAGTGAATGCTAAATAGCTGTGACGGGCTTGCTCGTGAGGAACGTGCATAACCTAAATCATGCAGATGTctgatttcattcttttcttctGATTTCTGGCACTTATGGCCTTTGGGCAATCTCTTTTTATTATTGCCCTGAACAAATGAAAACAACGAGAGAAACTGTAAGGACTCGATGTTAATTATCTTTTATTTGACAATAATTAAGATAACTCGTTTTAAAatgaagaatttaaaataactaagtcaaaaaattaaattgtgtttaaaaatatgtaaaaaaaatatcggAATTGCTGacgaaattaaaaaatatattttattgaaagtaaaaatttacggtaaaaaataaaaatctcaaactcacaaaatatattaaatcacacacttttataaaattttctccactcaattctgtttttcttcacaaattaagagacctatttatagaatttcttttaatccaaaaataaatacatcatcacacactaattttcaatatttacaactcttatttccaacattcaataatttcaactttttattttcaacatatTTGAATTAAATAGCACACAAGTGTTGAACTAAAAAAATGAGTCGAGTTTTAATCTAAATAAGTAAAAAGAGTTCACACACCAACACGCGCACATAAACCATTTATACTAAAACATCACTATCATCTTCTCTCTTGTAACACTTTTCTCTCTTCTCTAATTTTCTGTTTACATGATTTTTCTTTGCTCTTTTAACCCCATTTCCGACTCATCTTCTCTATCCACGATTTTTCTTCCCTCTTTCTAACAGCCACCTTAGACCGCCACCTTCCGTCACCGGAATCTTGAAATTATAGAGGGCTTTGGTATCTCTCGACTCAAGCTTCATTTTGATACCCATGTCATGAGGTATTGTGCATGCGGCTTGTTCGTGATTTTCCGGTAGTTTTCGTGGGCAATTTCTATGTTTTCTGACTGAGAGTGAGTAGTAGTCGAGCTTAGGACCGATTTCGAGTTATCTCCGGCCTATTTTGTCGAGTTCCAGCCGCGCAACGCCGAGAACCGTCGCAAGCTCCTGTTTCAGACTACTTTGCTTCGACTTTGGAGCCCTCTAGGTTTGATTTTCAGCCTCCCTTGGTTGAATTGCAGGTTGGCCAGTGATGGGTTTTAACCGGTCAATTTAGTTCGATTTTCGGTTTGATTTTGGTACCAATATTTGATATTTGTCGTATTTTTGGATGTAAGTACAAACTTTGCGTTGATTCGAGTTCTCGATCGAATTTTCAGATTTGTTTGagggattttcgaaatttcagcTTGAATGTTAGTTTAGCGTTGTTTAAAGCTAAAAAGAATATTCGCGACAAATTAAACTAGAAATGATTGATTTTAGACATTTTAATCGAATAttggaattttaaaatcttaaagtTCCTAAATAgttaaaattgttattttagGTGAATTTAAATGGTTCTGAAATTGTTATATGATAATAAgatcatttaaatttaacatTCAAGTGATTTGTCTGAGTTTGACATTTCCGGGATTTTCTTGAGGATTTATATTATTGGTAATTGGTTGGTTGAGGTACGTAGAGATCAATTATTTCACGATATCTGACAGAGGCATGTGATGATCCTATGTATGATTTATCTGCTATTTCTTTAattatgtgatattatatgttgaGTCGCATATTATCGGTTGGTAATTGATATgcaaaataagataaaatatttcCTTAATCCACACACATTTTTTTTAGTTAGACACATCGATACACTGAACATATCAAGTTGAGCCTGACTATCATTGATATccgtttatatttttgttgggATCCTTTACATGATAATATATTATGTCTTGGAGATTTTTGGACACACTCGATTCAGTTCGACTAATTTAGTTGCTGGCATCGAGATCTGAGCATATCCCCAAACGCAGTCCATTGAGGCATGGACCAGCTCGAACACATTATGTATGATTGTTGATTATCGCTCATTTGACTCATGATATCTTGATATTTTGCACATGttcatgcattgcatttatGCATATCATCgtttgcatttttatgtcatatttcgTTGTTTCTTGATATCTTGTACTACGGTTCTAGGGGCTGTCGTGACTTTTGTGTGTAGACATGGCAGGTGGCACAGGTGGTTCAACTTCAGGTGCTCGAGAAGAAGTATCAAGAATTACCAAAGCTCTTTCAGAGTGGGCTCAGTTGTATTTAGGTATTGTGTCGTGTTGTCGTCTCTAAGataatatatctatatattatgGAGTTGTACATTTTACCAGGGTGTATCCCGAGTAGTTTTATGATGTGTTTGGAGTATTTTAGGAGTGTGTTTTGTAATTATCGAGCCTTGTAGActatatgatatttttggttTGTTTATTTGTGATTGTGTTTGACCGACATTTGTTTATGTTAGTTATGTTTTTTGCGGGTGCATGTTGAATTTTGAGTTTTTGATTTTTCTGGTATGTCCTATTTATGGAGAGGTAATGTCGAAATTTTTTTAGGcccaaaaacaaattttgactTAATTTCCgttgtatattaattaatcatAATTGCGTGATAATATATCATGATTAGGATAATGGGCCTTCACAGTATGACATCAGAGCATAGACTGGGATATGCTCGTATTAGAGTTAATACACTCAAATTTAGACATAACAAATTTGTGAGCAAGTGtttgattatttgaaattacttGATTTTGTCTGGCGTGAATTACATCTTAGTGTCTTAAGGATATGAAATGTTAGTGACATTAGTAGGTAATCATAgaacattttaattttagatGTTGTAGATTAAGTTTTATTTCGATGTTTTGGAagttaatgaatatttttgGGAATTGAACCTTGGATTTTGTAGAATGGCAACCGGAGGAAATAAAGGAAAAGAAGTGGCACAAGAGTCCGGAGCATAGAATGTCGGAGGAAAGTATGGAGTTCCTTGAGGTAGACGTGGACGTCCTGCTAGAGGAGCGAACCATAAGACTGATGTAGAGGTAGAACAATTAGCATACAGAGTGGATGAAATGGAATTGGCAATGGCGAGATTTCAAAACACGCATCTATTGAAATTTTTTGGGAAGGAATGAAGTGAGCGAGACGAAGGATGGCTGAAGCACATGGAGTATCTGTTTAACATGGTGCATTATGATTATGAGAGACGCCTGACTATGACAGTTCTTCAACTACGAGATCGTGCCCAACATTGGTGGGAGGCTTTTTACCGTCTTCCAGCAAAAAAAGTAGTGAAATCACTTGGAATGTTTTTCGTGCTAACTAAATTTATTCAAGAATACCCCTCCGTCTTACTAATCAACCAGGGAGTCAGAATTTCATCGATTGATTCAGAGCAACATGTCTGTTGAAGAATATGCCCGACAACTTTATGGTTTTCTTACTTATGCACCACACATGGTAGTGAGTGAGAAAGACAAAATTTCAAGAAAGGTTTGACTATCATATACATGTTATGGTCATGGCCGGTTCGCCTACCACTTATGCAGAAGCTGTGGATAAGGCGATAGGGATCGAGGTAGGATTGAGACGAGGTAGGCCATCTCAGACTTCTCAGATACCTAGTGGTGGTTCATAGTTTTTAGTGTATACACCTTCTTATCTAGTTTAGCAATCATACCAACAAGATAAACCACATAAATTCAAACCAAAATGAAGACAATTTAAGAAGAAATATCAGTCTAGTTATTCCAAGTCCAGTGGATCGATGTGGGGGCAGACAATACTACACGGTGTGGTAGAGTACATGGATCATGTTACAGTTGTGATCACCCAGGGCATTACACCGGATCTTGTCTCAGCCGTGCACAGGGACAACTGTAGTCATCTCAATTGTGTGTTTAAATATGTGCATCAAAAAATATCTGAATTATTGAcgatattcaaatatatatttgactTAAAGAGCACACAAGTGTTGAAACAAAACAAACCAGGTCAGGTATTAACCCAAATCAGTAAAAGAGAGCTCACACGCCAACACACGAACACATACCATTTATATAAAACATCAGTATCATCTTCTCTCCTAACACTCTCTCCTTTCATCTTATCTCTAAACGATTTTGCTTCTCTCTTTTTACCCCATTTCCGACCACCACTTTACACCGCCTAAATCGCCAACCTCCGTCGTCGGAATCTTGAAATTATAGAAGGCTTTGGTAGCTCTTGATTCAAGCTTCATTTTGATATCCATAATGAGGCGTAAATCGCGATCTAAGCCAAACACCAAAACCCTACATCAAGAGTGCACGGCTTGTCTGCGATTTTCCAGTTGTTTTAGTCGGCGATTAATGTGTTTTCTGACTGAAAGTGAGTGGTAGTCGAGCTTAGGACCGATTTCGAGTTATCTCCGACCCTATTATGTCAAGTTCCAGCCGCGTGACGACAAGTACCGCCACGAGCTCTGGTTTCATACTACTTTGCTTTTAGGATCGATTTTCAGCCTCTTAGTTGATTTGTAGGTTGTCCCGTGATTGAGTTTTAACCAATCGATTTATTTCGATTTCCGGTTTATTTTGGTACcaatatttgatatttgttGTATTTTTGGATGTGGGTAAAAACTTTGCGTTGATTTGAGGTGTTGATTGAATTTTCAGATTTGTTTGAgggattttcaaaaatttcagctggtttatattattttcaaattattgagtCGTATAATTGAGTATTTAATTAGTTTGATGCCTGAGAATCATTAATAAAATTGCTGAAATTTATGGtgtgaattttttatataaaatgcaAAGTTTGGGGAATTAGGAAAGTTAGTCTCTTGAATATTAGTTTAGTGCCATTTAAAGCTAAAAGGTATATTTTGCAACGAATTAAACTAGAAATGATggattttaaacattttaatcGAATATTagaatttagaaatttaaagTGCCTAAATAGTTAACTCCgaattttagaatttagaaATCTAAAGTGCCTAAATAGTTCAttcagaattttattttaatttaaaattttctgagATTGTATATCCCGATAATTTGTCTGAGTTGGCATTTTCAGGCTTTTCTTAAGGATTTATATTATTAGAAATTGCTTGGTTGAGGTACGTAGAAAGTTATCTGAAAACTAAACATGTTTTTATATCGAGCATAAAATTTTTCAATGACAAAGAATGATTTCTCATCCGTCagattgtttgtttgtttgtttgtatttttatCCTAGAGGGACAAGGAACAGCTTCTTCATAcagtttttcttttttataaaagtttCATTGTCCACAAGTAAAGGAGAGAACATTACCTTCTCCGATAGTTCATTCATTATTGCAGCTCTTCCTCCATCAGGCTTCTTTTGGCATGCTTCGCTATTTTCACCAATCTCAAAAGTCTGAGAAAGCTAGAAAAATAATGAAAGTGATTCCCATTTTTACCTCTATTAAACATACAAGCGCAGAAGATGATTAAGCCAAACTCGTGACTTTacaaaaaaaggagaaaaaaactGAACAATAAACAAACTTAGTTATTTGCACCTTCTATTTCACTGATAGCTCGCTATATATTCAATAGTAATTGTGCTTGCCTGTTCATCTTGCCCAACATGAGATTTGATCTCTTTGAATGTTTCATTCACAGCAACAAAAGAATGGCTGCAATCTAGCGTAAATTCAGCTCCAATCTCAGACCCATCTAAGGAGTTCAGTGCACCAAGTGGCATATCAGAAGAATCACCAGATGTAGGCATGAGTATTGATGTGCGACTAGTTACACCTTGAGAAGACAACCATGGCTCATCAACACTACCACCACAGTTCATGACTCCACATATTGGGTCGTTCCTGCAAAATATCACTTGTGAGGATACCAAGTCAGATGGACATGGAAAGGAAATACAGTAAACTGGGATACTAAAGTTAATGGAGCTCCAGGCCATGTATTTAGTCAACGTAATGAACTCTGTTTagtttaaaattgtcaaaaacaaaaaagggAAGATCTTTCACTATcagtaaaattatattttaagaaataaaaataaattagtagATACAATAGAATAAAGTAGGAGATACATAATTTTTGTTTCCTTCTTTTCCTATATACGTACCAAGGTATTACCCATGTATTAATCAATGAGAATAAATGTTCCTTTCAAACATTCTGACAAGGTATCAGAGCCACGTCGATACCTTCCATGAAAAAACTAGGTTCTATAAAGTTGCAAAGTAGCCACAGAACCCTGACTCAACCTTACGTTGATGCACTCTTTCTGGGTATCTCACTGCCGATAGCCGCAGAAATCTACCTTGAAATTGTGTTCTTGTGCTGCTGATCCTCTCGCAGAAATGACGGTGGTGTTAGTGTGAACCTCTTGCAGCAGTGAAGCAATCCTTTGTCCAAGTCCAAACACCCAATAAGCTCAATAATTCAGCATGGAAAGTGAAGGCAAATAAACTTGCGACAGCATGGAAAGCGGCTCCAATGGGAGCCTCAAATTCCAGCAATGGAGGAAGAACCAGCAGATACGAAGTCATGTCAGGAGAGACCGGCTTAGATACAAAGATATGTATTGGAAGTTCCTGTTGGTGATTTCCACAAAAATGGAAAGGAACTAGAATGGAAGGAACCTGATGGGAAGAAACCAGAATTGTGGTGCACCATGTCACGAACAGTTGCATCTGTTCATGGTATTCCTTTGTATAATTGTATCACAATTTCTTACCCTTCATGATGTTCTTCAAGTCCACAATATTTCTTGCAATCTACTTCCAATTGGTAAACAAACTCATTATCCAAATTGTCTAGCTAATTTCTCTTCATTTCAATGTTTTTTTCAGGATTATATTATCGGGAAGAAGATTGGCATGCTGGACAGCATGGAGGACTATATTTCTTCGAAGATGGATCAAATTTGGGGCAAAAATTTCAATCATCGAGTACAGAGTACTTATCCCGAGACCCGAATCCATGATTGTTTCTTTAGATAATGATATTATGTTACGTCATTTTAGACTTGGTTATCCAAACTTCAAGCGTTTACAACATTTGTTTCCtaaatgattttggatgaaGATTCATCCTCATTTTAATGGGAAATATGTGAATACGTGAATATGTGAAACATCATCACTTCATTTCCTTCATAACCTTATAAACCCTCAAAACCCTTTTTAATAATAGAAAGTGACGTTCGGGGTTCTAAATAAACACATCGAATAAAATATGGTTTATCGCATTTACATATG
Proteins encoded:
- the LOC140958301 gene encoding aspartyl protease AED3-like, whose protein sequence is MEYSSIIFLFLFFSTTCSAAFDPSCSSSDSDLSIFHIYGKCSPFTPPNEESSWLSKLMKMASNDPTRLSYLSSLATQKPTSAPIAPGHVINVGNYVVRANIGTPGQLMFMVLDTSNDAAWIPCSGCVGCSSTMFDTNRSSTFGSLDCSASECTQVSGASCPTVGSGYCSFNQSYGSASSFAATLSRDTLGLGNDAVPNYAFGCINSVSGGSIPPQGLLGLGRGSLSLLSQSGSLYSGVFSYCLPSFKNYYFSGSLKLGPLGQPKTIKTTPLLTNPHRPSLYYVNLTGVSVGRVNIPITPELLTFDPNTGAGTIIDSGTVITRFIQPVYTAIRDEFMKQLKGPFSSLGAFDTCFATTNEEIAPTITLHFTGLDLKLPAENSLIHSSSGSLACLAMAAAPNNVNSVLNVIANLQQQNLRILFDTANSRLGIARELCN